A segment of the Anomalospiza imberbis isolate Cuckoo-Finch-1a 21T00152 chromosome 16, ASM3175350v1, whole genome shotgun sequence genome:
TTTAAAGCTTGTGAACtgatggtttttttcctctcttaaaTGGAAGTATAACACTTCATTTAATTGCATGATTTTTCCTAGTATTCACTAACTGGTAGAGTGCTTTATACAAACATGGAGTCTGTCAGGCATCAGCAGTTGAAAATCCTGTTAACAGAAATGGGAAGTAGGAAAAGTGGTGTTGATAGTGGCTTCTGTATTCTGTATTCTATAGTGATATTTGAAGTGGCTTCTAACAAGTGCATTGTGAAAGCTTGCCACTTATCTCCCAGTGATGCTTTTTTAAACCACATTTTATACAATTAATTACCTTAAAATAAAGTTCCTGTAAAATAAGCTTATCCCAGTACATCTTTAGAGTGCTGGAGTTCAACATTTGCAAACCTATAACTTTTAGGtctgatttttggtttttaattaattataGGACACCACAGTTTCTCATGCCGATACTTGTGGAATTCTTTCCTTTCATTAATAAATCAGAAAGAACTCTGGTAAGAGCTGTGACTATTTTTGTTGATTTGTTCACCTGTTTATCTAAATGTATAAATGTTCTGTATAGTATTGCAACGGATTTGATGGCAGTCCATACAAATTTTTGAAGAATATtgttatatatataataattacATATATAATAACTGTGTATAGGATTGTGTCTGTTTAGTGTAAGGCTCTCCAAGCATTCTGAGTTCCTTGTGCACAAGTATTGTGCCATCTTTAAAGACATCACCACATATTTTTTCCACTGGATTGCAATGTACACCATGGACCTCCTTGATGAGGAGTCTCAGATTGTGTAGTAAGGAGACCTGTCTTGTTTGTTATCAAACCTGGAAAGTCTTTGTCAGAAGAACAGGGGATTTGATAAGCAAACAAGAGGCAATGGATATTTCAGGCAAAATCTAAATTGCCAGTAGAGTAAAGCCCTATAGTTTTATTATAGCTTTGGCACAGTGTTTGTGTGCTAAAAAAGAAGCTGGAAACCTTTGACAGGTTATGGCTGGTTTTGATTATTCTATTTATTTGTTCCAACTTGATATGTTGGCACTTAATGGTACAGAAAGGCAAAGTCCTGCTTCTTCAGCTAAGTTCAGTCAAAGCTGTGTTTCAAACTCATCAAATGctgaaaaatccccaaagtTCTTTATATAtcttgcaatttttaaaaaattgttgttgttgttgtcttAATCCAAATAACTTTAAGCACCAGCTCCCCACCTGTAAAATGGGAGAATAATACCTCTTACATGGTGTTAGGAGACATATTAGCAGCTCGGTGAGGGACAAGATGTGAAGAAATGCATAGCTGTTTTCAGGGCAGAGCTCAAGTGAAGTGTAATAAAGTGTGGTCCGTGCATTGTTGTTAGATATTTACAATTAATTCTTTCTCATTAAACTTTATCCATTTTGTGTACTGACCAAGCCTGTGAAAAAATGAGCAAGATGGCCTGTGGAAAAGTCATATGTGCTCATGTAATTAAAGGTTGTGTTATAATGCTTATTCACAAATAGACTGCAGTGTACTTAAATGTGGCACTCCACCTGATTGTATGCAGTGACTTGATAGTTTTGCTTTATGAAAGTTGCAACGTTGTCTTTTGTACATGTTTGTGTACACATGGGTGGGCCCATGCACGCTCACAAAACTTGTCTGTTAAGCTGCTTGATTTATAATCAGAATGACTGAAGAGGCATAGCTGTGCAATTTAGAATTGCTGCTGGTATATTATAATAATCTGAAATAAAGATGCATTGGGTCTCATTTCAAGCATGCATAGCTGATTCTAGATACAGTGAAGCATATGCTTCATTTTCCTAAAGAAAGTCTAGGCATAAACTCCTATGAAAATGAATAACTTTTCTTATAAAATCTTTACACTCTATTTAGAGGTAGTGGGGAAAATGTGTATGAAAAGAACAGATTAAGCAGTTAATAGTGACACACAATACTGAAAGTTAATGTTTAGTTTATACATTAACTTACTCTTCATTGAACACAATCTGTTTAAACCTGTTTCTGGGTCTTTAGGTAACAAATTAAGAAACTTGTTTTCTTGAAGTCCTTTGCAGAAATTTGACTTTCTGTTAACACTGTTATTGATACCAGTTAATTTTGTGTTATAGGAATGTTATGTCCATAACCTGCTGCGAGTTACTGTGTATCTTCCAACTCTGAGGCTTCAGATTCTGGAGCTTATTATTGAAAAGCTGCTGAAGTTGGATGTAAGTTTATTCTGTGTTATCTTTTATGGAAAGTTGGCATTAAAGTACGCAGCGTAGGAAATGAAGTATGCTTCAATTTTAGACTCTACAAAAAATGCCCTGGTGATCATGGATATAAACCCAGCCAAATTTACACTTCATTCCCAAGATAAAGATGTTCCCACACCTGAGGGTAGCTGTATGGTGTGTACTGTTACACCCTGCCTGGAATCTCTGCCACAATCCAAATAACTGGCTTGTGGTGATCAGTGCTAATGTGCAGAGAATGTGCTTCCCTTCCTTTGTGTGATTGATTGGTTGTGTCATCTCTTTGAAGTAAAAGGATTACAGTCCTAAGAAAAGGCAGGAGTCCTAAAAAGAAGCACTGTAAATGATCATGGCTTTTTGCCTCACTGTAACCGTCTGGGGAGAGCATATGCTGGGGAGGTAAAGTTTCAGAAAGTTTGGAGTGTACATTCATGTATGGCACAtcattcctttttaaaatgtttatttagtTCAGGACCAAATTTAGTCAAGAACTTACTCATGTTGCCATGTCTTTTATATGAATTATAAAAAACTCAATTTCATATTATTGTAATGGttttatataaattaattttttgtttgcaaCTGTAGGTTAGCACTCCACAGCAAGATATTGAAGATGCTGAAGAAGCTGCTAATAACTGTGCTAGTGAGGAAAAATCTACAGAGGAGGGACTTTTTGACATGGTTGGTTATCTTGTTCTATTAAATTTTTTCTAGTAAAACTATCACTTCTGAAGTGGCAGTGAACTAAGTGTAGAAATTCATGATTACTTTGTTGTTACTGCACTGCACACTGCTCTTGAAACCTGAACAGCTGCCAAATGATTAACGAATTCTCAGGTATTGACCTTACTCATGTAAACACCCAGCAAAAAAGTGCTACCAGGTAATCAATTCCATTATGTAAAAACACAAGCAGCTGTGCAATAAAGCTAGTTAAAGAATTCAGGATGCTTGGCTTAGTGTGCAAAAATTTGCTTATACTGTATAATGAGATACTGCTTGTTAAAAAAAACTTAAACTTTAGCATATTGCTGAAAGATAAATTTAGTTTGACTTTTCCTGTAATTGCTATCTCTGTGATTTGTGTATTTAAAAGCTGCATGTGCCATTTTATCTACcaggaggaagatgaagatggaAAAGGAAACAAGGTTGTCTCTCCCAGTATGGAGAGAATGGCCCATCCGCTTGCAGAGCGTCTGGACATCCTGATGACCATCCTGTTTTCATACATTAGAGATGTTTGCCATGTGGATGGTGAGAACCCTTGCTCTCTGACCAAATTTGTTGCTCTGCTAACAAGTAAGAAACACATAAGAGGAGTTCTTTCTCTCTGTACTGCGAGATAGAGCAGAACTCTGCCGTTAGCAGGCTGTAGTCCACattcctgcctctgcccaggTGCTGGGAGAGGTACAGTTAGGACTTCAGAGGTTTAGTCTTCACTTGGAGACATTCTGATTCCATTAACATGATACTGTATCCAAACTGTAGTTTTTATCATTTGCTCTACTTGAGTGTTAGAATTATGAATCCTTTTAACATCACAAGGACTGGAAGTAGATCAAAGCAACCAGACACATCAATAAATTGGCTTTgttacacaggaaaaaaagaagaaataagtaTCTTTCACTGCTATGTATTAAGGGTTTTAATTCCTTAGATTTATATATTTAGAACAATATTTAGAAACCATCGTGCTGTATCTTCTTCACATAAGTCAGGTAATTTATTTCTTCAATTGCTCTTCTGAGCTAACACATTATTGCAAAGGTTGCATGTCTAGCAGCTTTATATATGTGCACACTCACACAGAGATTCTTCATTTACACCACCTTAAAAAGCAGTAGAATTGTACACCTGGATTTTTAGATGTCAGATAAACTGAGAAGTCAGGTTGACAGTTTACATATTTCTTACTGGTGTAGAAAGATATAAATACCACTTCTGCAGCATAAGAGcgtgaaaaaaaaccctgaaatggctcattttgttctgtttctttgttGTGTAGGCAAACTCGACATCAGCAACACGAAGGATTTGTATCGGGATCTGGTTTCTGTTTTTGACAAGCTCATTTTACCAACCCATGCTTCATGTCATGTACAGTATTTCATGTTTTACATCTGTAGCTTTAAATTGGTGAGTAAAAGCTGGTTTCAAAATACAGTGTCCTCTGTCATTTCTGcatccttgttttgttttttttttttacaaaacgAATTTCTCTGCTGTAATTCTACTCTGAAGATAGCAAGTACATTAGTATCttcactttcttttccttctctgttactcctttctttttctttatggtTTCTCTTCCCATGCCGTTCATAAACCACTTACAGATGGAATCTTAGCAAGTGTGAAGGAACAAACTTTGTTAAAACTGATCTCTTTGACAAGAATCAGTTGGACTTTTGCACCCAAGACATGGGATACAAGTTTCTTCAGCATCCCAAAACTATTGCCGAGATGCTGTCTGTTAGCTCTTTGATTTGAAAATCGagtctgtgtttgtttttcccccacCCCTCAATTTTCCTATGTCTCTCAACAAACTGTTGTTCTTTCTTTTACAATCGAGTatagaaaaacacacagaaatgagTGCTCTTCCATCATGTGTAGGAGTGGTGATTTACTACAGTTATAGGTAGATTTTTGTGATGGTTTGGTTATGGAAATTATGGGAATTGAGTATTAGGAATCTATTACTTAAACAGTGTCATCTCACAATTTCTGTATATCTTTTTTGCAGGGGTTCGCTGAAGCATTTTTAGACCATCTCTGGAAGAAACTGCAGGATCCAAACAATCCTTCAGTAATCAGGCAGACTGCTGGGAGTTATATTGGCAGCTTCTTGGCAAGAGCTAAATTTATTCCCATTGTGTAAGTTGTTTTCATACATGAGCAGAACCATACAATTCATGCTATTGAGGAGCTTAAGTAGAGAATTGGTCTTCTATTCCCACGGCTTTGTCAGTAAGCCTGAATCAAGAGTCTTGTTTGTCCTTTCAACAATACTGGTTCAGTACTGTCTTGAAGTTTCCAGGAAAACACATACAGGATGCAGACTGATGATTGCTGAGGTTCATGACTTGCTGTTTAGGGCTTCACTAACCAAGAAGTGCTGATCATGGGTAGGTTGTGCTGACTTCAGGCAGTTATGGATTCCCAGTGTATCTGATGTTTTCAGTACCCAGTGTTAAGCACTTCCTGCAGGTTCTGGAACAGGGAGATCATTTGTTCTAGTATTTTGATAGAGAATGGTTAAAATGTCTTCCTTTTTATGTACACATTCtatatttttgtgctgtttgggATGGGTGTGGTCACTTTAACATTGGAGTTGGTTGGTACTGGAATTACCTGGCAGACATGGGAGGCATTACTCTGTACTAACCTGTAGGATTCTGGTTGTTTACTGTGTGTTCATGGATTCATCTCTTCTGGCATCCTGTCCTTTCACTGATAGGGGTTTTCATGATCAATGCATATTATGCTGAGATAAAGGAGAAAGCTTGTAACAGAATAATTCTTTTATGAAGAGATTTTCTTACTGATTTTTATAACCACTGAGATTCTTGAGTATTTGTTAACATCTTTTCTACACCATTTCAGGTGTTATTTTTacacttcttttttctccctacACTACAGTACAGTAAAAGCATGTCTGGATCTTCTGGTGAATTGGTTGCATAAATACATTGATAATCAGGATAAAGGAGCTAATGCCTACTGTGATGTAGCTCTCCATGGGCCATTCTATTCTACGTGTCAGGCAGTGTTCTATACACTTATTTTCCGTCATAAACAACTTTTGGATGGAAATTTAAGGAAAGGTGAGTATATTAGGTTTGAAAGGATTCATTAGAAGTTTAACTGTTGCTGTGTTTTATAGTGGTCAATTCAGTGAAGTATCTGATGGCATGTTGTTGTGCTCTAAATAGAATGAGGTGGCTTGTACACATGTTGGGGCTAGACCTCCACTGTGAGGATGTGCTTCTGTGGTGGTGTGCTAAGTGCAGGCGTGTCACACTGGAAATTCTTAGAAACTAAGTTCAGTTTATATGATACCTAACTTATATTTGCCAATTGTTCTTATTTTGAAGGTCTGTCATATCTGCAGAGTTTAAATTTTGAGCGCATTGTCATGTGCCAGCTAAACCCCCTGAAGATTTGTATCCCTTCTGTTGTCAACTTGTTTGCTGCCATTACCAGGTACCTGCTCATTTACCTCCGTTTCAGCTTGGTACAGATTTTGTGTGTATCTGAAACCAGCGCAGGGTTTTGTTAGGCACAGTATTGAATATTACCTGAGACATAACACTGCCCATATTCCAGGTGTGATAAGTTTATTCCTAGGTCAGTTTCTATGGAATCCTGCAGTCCTAAGAAATGGATTGCTCTGTGTTGGAGCCAGTGTGGTTGTATTTGGAATAAAGTTTATAGGAGCTTAGAGGAAGAGAACAGACTCCTTACCTTATGACTATCTTGCAAACTCCTAATATCAGCTGGAAAATGGAAGATAGAAGTgatatttgttaaaaaataactttgtgTTTTCATACCATCCATCTGAAAATCTTGCTTTGGGTGTGCTAGAAGTGCTTATCTTTTCtttattccctttttaaaaggaaataccAGTTGGTGTTCTGCTACACAATTATTGAGAGGAACAACAGGCAGTTCATCCCCGTTGTGCGGAGCGGCACCGGGGGCGACCTTGTGCAGACCTGCACCAACCCCCTCGACAGCTTCTTCCCCTTTGATCCCTACATACTCAAAAGGTAGAATTGAAAAGTGAACAACTTCTTTGTGCCTTCTAGAAAATAATGAATACAACCTGGAGGAAACTGTCAGTGTTTCTGCCGCTCACTTTCCTCCCTGATCCTTTGTATCATTCATATTCTGCATTTTAACCAGATTGTCAGaggtttaaattaaaaaataccccTACTGTGAATACAGTAACTCATCCTGTGCTTTGTTTCCTCTCTCAGATCAAAGAAGACCATTGATCCTATGTATCAGTTCTGGGAAGAGCTCAGTGCTGAAGATCTTGAGGATCTGAAGAAACCCATTGAAAAGGTAATCTTCCCTGATCCAAACACAGTTCTGCTATCAGCTGCTTTTAttgtagaatatttttttaagtagataaGACTACGCTATACATTTAGGGGAAACTGTGACTGAAATTTGGAAGCTTTAGGAATTGATCCATTCTTGCCTTGAGAGCACTTTTCCCTCTTCTGCAGCACAGGAGCCATATGAAAGCTTTATGAATGTGCTCAGAAAATGGACATGATGATGTCACTGGGAAATCCACCCTGTAGGTGTAATTTAGTTCCCATACTTCATAATCAGAGTACATCTAATTCTCTTACCATTCCAACTGGTTGTGACAATCACAGTGTAAATCCAGGTCTCTATTAAGACTTGACAGTATGTTCCTGCTCTCACTGATGCTTCTAAATTTTTGCAGGGTACTTCTGAAGATGAAGATGATGACTTTTTGAAAGGAGAAACTCCTCAAAATGATGGTGTGGTTGAAATTGCACCAAATTCTTATGAGTCCAACACACggagccctgtgagcagcaTTGGCTCCCCTGCAGACTGTTACGTGCCGTACCCACTGTGACATGAACAAGCAGAAGGGAAACTGTGGAATAGGTTGAAAATTGTGTGCAATGTTTTGCTCTGGAAAGAGATTTGAGCTCAACTTTCCAAACTGGCAAATATTTAGGTAActacatttaagaaaaattactgtttctTAGTCATCAGATTTCTACAGATATGTGATGGTAAAGTTATATGTTGTTAGAAAAGCTTAAGAGAATAAATAGGGTGATATTTTACAAATTTCACATTGAAATGGTTTTTGTGACTTTGAAGGactttttttaatagttttttcCAGCTCTTCAAAACTTAGTTTACTAATGTTTCTCTACAAGGTTTTTTGTACCAGGGGTGAAATTCTGGTGTTTCTTCTTGCAGGTTTGTGTGGGGGCCAGAATTCCACTGTTGTCAGTGTTCCAACTCTGATGACTCTTCTTGTTGAGTTGGTTTCACATTAATGGTGTAGTCTCTTGTCCTAGGGTGCCATTTTTTGGTGCCCAATGTGGGGCttgagaaaatggaaaaaacctgtACTGATTGCATTTTGATTTCACTTACTCTGTATTGGACTAAAGCAGTCAGTAGCAATGCTGCTTGAATCTGCTTCCTAGAGGGACCCCTTTGGAAGTTTCCTCctaaatttgccctaaaccaggacatgTCTCAATAGGCAGGGCATAAATCCAGTCTGGCAGTGGCTCTTCCACACACATCTCTTTAGCTTTTCCTGTCTGTAGAACCATGCTTGATGAAGCCACTTGCTGGTGGGAAGTGTACTCAGACAGAAAGCATTATCCCTCCTTAAATCTGTAGCTGATAAACACCTTTCCCAGCTAGGAAAGTTCAGGCATGTGAAAGTGATGGTTGTTGGAAGTGTTGAAAATGAGGGAGTAGCTGAATGAATTATTTGTAGATAGTTTTCTTTGGGGTGCTTGTGAAGCGCTCCAAGACGGGTATTTATTTGCCAGATTTGAAGTTTATATGTGAATgctgaaaataggaaaaaaaaaatcatccctTGTGGAAAGGATATGATGGTGTCAGTGGTGTCCTTGTGTTGTCCATGTGTCTGTCAGTCAGTGTAGAGTTTCTGTACAGAGGTTTCTTGTCTTCTTTTCATGGTTGCTGGCTTTTAGATGTGAGTAAGAATATaaacaatgggaaaaaaaatgttattaatgTAACATTTAGTTGAAAATTTTAGGTATTTAAGACTAAACTCCAGTTGCCCTTCTTTAGAATCTGAACTTGGAGGCTTTCAATACAACATTTTTATTTGGAGACAATAAAATTTGATGCAAACAGTGCAATTCTTAACGTCCTTGAGTAAACCACATCTCTGCATGTCACTGAGGTGCTCTCTGTGTAGCCTGACTTGTCAAAGGTGGGGTGTTCATTCTGACAGATTGCAGAAATGAGTTTTGGGGATGACACTGCAAAGTGCGTTAGTGGATCTGTTCTTCATTGTATAAACTGAGAAGTTTTGGTCTTAATTGTAGTTTTCTTTATTATCAGTCCTGAGTAATAAACAATAGATTTCCAGCTgaaataattgcattttctcCTGGCACGGAAGAACCCTCAGATCAAGAGCAGGGAAAGCTTTGAAAGATGCCCTTCAGACACTCCTTCTAAAATGAGGGTGTGTAAAACTTTCCCAGTTGTGATACCAGGTATGTGATTCAGGAGCTTCCATGTatcatgaaaagcaaaaaaaaaaagcaacctgTAAGTGTAATGTGCAGACATTGAACTGTCTGTACTGAAGTTACACAGTTTTGTTTAAGGGTTTCTGGATCCTTTGCTGTGACAGCTGTGGTTTGTTCGGTGTAATTGCAGGCAGGTGTACTGGCAGGTGCTGGTATTTTGCTAAAGAGACTTTGTAAATACCAACAGCTCTGAGAGAAATGCTCATCCTGAGATGCAATTTCATCTCACATGAGAAATGCAAGGTATCTTTTGAAGAAAGCATTTATTCTACTACAGAATCATAAagtcatagaatggcctgggttggaagggaccttaaaatcaCCTAGTACCAAGCACCCTGTCACTGGCAGGGTCACTTTCCACCAGACCAGTTTGCTCAGAGCCcaatccagcctggcctgggacacttccagggacagttTACTTCTGTGAAGATGGATGGAAAGGCTGAGATGGGGTCCTGGGCATTTACTGTATCTGGGCCGTGGGCAGTCCAGGTGCCTGGCTGTCCACATTCCCTGCAGGGTGACTTAACTCTGCTGCTACCATGATTATTTCTCGTAGTATCTTCCACAGATGACTGGAGGAAAGAAAACCCTCATCTTTAAGGAAAAATGGTAATCTTTGGGATTGTCTGAAAATCCAGCTTGTGGTTGCTGGGGCAGAGGATAGTGGTGTGGGgattggcctcttctcccaggcaccCAGTGGTAGGACAAGGGGACGTAACCTTAAACTGTGCCAGGGGCGGTTTATGTTGGACATTGGGAATGATTTcttcacagagagagagagattaaaCAGTGGAATGGGCTGTCCATCGGTGGTGGAGTCACAGTCCCTGGAAGGCATTTAATAACAGGCTGGATGTGGTCCTCAGTGCCATGGTACAGTTGACACAGTGAGGTTCGGATAGAGCTTGGAttcgatgatctcagaggtgTTTTCTAACCTTAATAATTCAGTGATTTGTAAATTTGTGGCTTTATAACTGTTATTATTTCATACCACAACTTAAGGATGCCCCGCAGCGGCCAGGGAATCTCTGCAAGGTTACCGTGTTAAAATCGTCAGGCGGTGCCGCCGAGCCCGGGCTGTGTCCGCCAGCCCCGGGGCCGTTCCCgccgtgcccgtgcccgtgTCCGTGCCCGGCCCCAGCCGCGGGCGGTGCCGCCGAGGCCGGGCTGTGTCCGCCAGCCCCGGGGCCGTTCCCGCCGTGCCCGTGCCCGGCCCCAGCCGCGGGCGGTGCCGCCGAGCCCGGGCTGTGTCCGCCAGCCCCGGGGCCGTTCCCGCTgtgcccgtgcccgtgcccgtgcccgtgTCCGTGCCCGGCCCCAGCCGCGGGCGGTGCCGCCGAGGCCGGGCTGTGTCCGCCAGCCCCGGGGCCGTTCCCgccgtgcccgtgcccgtgTCCGTGCCCGTGCCCGGCCCCAGCCGCGGGCGGTGCCGCGGCCGCGCTTTCCCAGCGccccgcgcggcgccgcccggcccggcccggcgcggcctGGGGAGGGAGCGCGGAGCCGCCtccgggcccgggcccggcgctCGCCGAGATGCCGCTGCTGGTTAACGGAGCGCGGGTCGACCTGGCCCGGCCCACGGGGGACATGATCCGCGCCCACCCGCACCTCGAGGTGAGGGAAGCGGGGAGGGGCCGGCGAGGCCCGCCCTGCCGGGCTTCCCTGGGGTGAAGCGGCGGTCGCGGGCGGGCGGGTGCCGGAGCGGGGCGGCCTCGGGTTGGAGCGGCCCCGACCCCGCGCTCTGACAGCGGAGAGCCACGGGCTGATGGAACATAAATAAATCGGTGTCGGCGGAGGGGCTCAGCCGTGCCGCTGCGGCCGGGGGTGCGGGTGCCCCGGCGGGGCCGAGCGGGCACTTTCTGCGTGAAATGACAAAAACCGGCGATAAAAAGGCGAGGGGGTCACTCTGAGGAAGGTGCTGGCCTTGCTTCCAGGGTATAAATGTTATAATCTTAACGGCGGGGTGCGAGCCAGGAAtgtgggcagagctgcttgGGAAGCTGTTTCCCATCAGAAGGTGTTTCTTTCCAGACCCTGAGGTTATGCAGAAAACCAGGGCAAATTTGATAAAGATGTGAAGTGTTTTTTGAGCCCAGAATGGAAATTCACTTTGTCCCCAGCAGGTCTGTGAGGAAGCACTACAGTAGTCATAGCCCAGGAATCCGGGTTTTCCACACACCAATCAAGCTAATAAACAACAGTATTTTGATAAGTGCACTataaatattctgaaatatgGCAGTAGAAGACTGAAACTTCTATATTTCAAGTTTCCTGTTCTGATTAAACTTCCAAGATCAGTTCTGGTTTTATCTAATGTAATCTTTTCCCAATCCAAAAGCTTTTTACTGTGCCTCCATTTTATGGTCCATATAACAGGGGAAGGTGTTTTGTGTCTCTCTGGAATGATGGAATTTAACTATCGACCTGGTCAGTGTCAGGAAACcaaaaaactttcaaaattcAGAATACTCTGTAATACAAAACACACGTGTTTCTCTCTGACCTGAGTCCCTTTGCTGTTCAGAGGTGATGTTTCCGTGAAGTAATGGATACACCTGAGAATTCAGCCACTGTAGTATCTGTTATCATTTGTAGTATTTGTTATCATTTATCTTTAGGAAAAGGCAAAACTTCTGAGAAGTCAGCCTGCTCAGATCGTGGAACCCAAAGGCCTTCTCTATGTCCAGCAGAGAGAATTTGCAGTGACTACCCCTAAAGATGGTGTGTAGGAACATCAACATTTCTTCTTGTACTGAAGCAGTGATTGTGAGCGCTGAGTTCTTACAGTGTTTTCCTCCTTTAAAATAGGTTCTGTTTCCATTCTTGGATCAGATGATGCCACTACCTGCCACATAGTTGTGCTCCGACACACAGGTATCTCTAGAGAACCTTCAGAGCAAAGCCTGTACCCCTGAAATAAGGAATTAGTACTGCTGTATGTGGCATTAATAAAATCAACTGCAGTTACATTAATACAAACCTGAATCCCCCAAAGTCACATAATATGTTAGCTAAAGACTCGCTCAGAGTTGGTGTGTTTAGTGTGGAAGGTTCCGTGCTCTCCTTGCTCCATGAGCAGATTTTAACTTGCTCTGCTCCTGTGGCCAGTGGCAttgcagccctgggctgtgtcCAGCAGTCTGGCAGAGCAGGGTTTGGACGTTTCAGGGATGCAATTTGTGGAAAGAGCCTCACTGTGTGCCTGGATTTCTGACATTAGAGATGTTGCCTGTTAAGAGGGCACTTGTacccctggaggagctgtgctgaTTTTATAACGGTCCCTGCAGAGGTGTTGCCTGGCCCGAGTCACGTTCCCTGCTGGAGGCCGCTGTGCTGAGGGGAGCGAGGCAGTGGTGGggcagctctccctgcagcagtggggaCTGCCACGGTTGGTGCCACCGTCACCGAGTCCCTGTTCTGTGCCTTCCCCAGGCAGCGGAGCCACGTGCCTGACCCACTGCGACGGCTCGGACACCGAGGCCGAGGTGTCGCTCATCATGAGCTCAGTGAAGTCCTTCTCTAACTCCACAGGCTGTGGCAGGTCAGCTCTGCTCCCTTCTTGTTCTGCTTCTCTCAAAGCTTACTGCAGCTTGTGTGGCAGGGAGTTGTGAGGGATTGTGTGGGGTTCAGACAAGGGAATTGTGCAGGAAACACCTCTTCATCAGCAGCCGCATGCAAAGTGAAAATCACTCCCTCGATAATgattttgggggtatttttagCAGTCGTTTAAAGCACGGTTCTGTTCTGAAGAGTGTCTCTGTAAAATGCCACCATGAGGTTTGTGTTTACTGTTTCCCATTTAACTTTGTTCCAGATTTGCATAATTTGCCATATAACTTGTTTTTggtttatattatatttttccCTTCAGAGTGTAAATTCTTTTCAGCATCTGACAATCCATCAGGGAATTCTGTAAgtccacattaaaaaaataattgtgtgGAGGATAGGACAGTGGATAGAAAGCTCTGAAACAGAATTTAGCAGACAAACTTCTTTCTGGATGTGGAGGGTTTTGCCCCTGTAGTTTGGTAAGAGCAAAAGCTAGCTCATGAACTTAGATTAATGATTTGTAAGGAATTTACATAGACACTACTTAGAGAAGAACCCTG
Coding sequences within it:
- the RRN3 gene encoding RNA polymerase I-specific transcription initiation factor RRN3: MLGADEFISSPPRKTVRFGGTLTEILLKYEKGDTTDFELLKHQLSDPDIKDAQIINWLHEFRASVAYLTKELEQLVNILLKLPWLRRSREVVEEYLGFLGNLVSAQTVHLRPCLRMIVSQFVPPRITIREDDVDISDSDDDDENISENFNTCHRALQTVARYVPSTPQFLMPILVEFFPFINKSERTLECYVHNLLRVTVYLPTLRLQILELIIEKLLKLDVSTPQQDIEDAEEAANNCASEEKSTEEGLFDMEEDEDGKGNKVVSPSMERMAHPLAERLDILMTILFSYIRDVCHVDGKLDISNTKDLYRDLVSVFDKLILPTHASCHVQYFMFYICSFKLGFAEAFLDHLWKKLQDPNNPSVIRQTAGSYIGSFLARAKFIPIVTVKACLDLLVNWLHKYIDNQDKGANAYCDVALHGPFYSTCQAVFYTLIFRHKQLLDGNLRKGLSYLQSLNFERIVMCQLNPLKICIPSVVNLFAAITRKYQLVFCYTIIERNNRQFIPVVRSGTGGDLVQTCTNPLDSFFPFDPYILKRSKKTIDPMYQFWEELSAEDLEDLKKPIEKGTSEDEDDDFLKGETPQNDGVVEIAPNSYESNTRSPVSSIGSPADCYVPYPL